In Rhinolophus ferrumequinum isolate MPI-CBG mRhiFer1 chromosome 18, mRhiFer1_v1.p, whole genome shotgun sequence, a genomic segment contains:
- the CCDC194 gene encoding coiled-coil domain-containing protein 194, translating into MAELGPEPGRAWRVLALCGAAVFLAAAAAGAALLAWNLAAAASRGSRCPEREPGANATAPPGDPAPEVEELLRQLAEAAKREEALVRQLDQTESVRRELEEALRACEGRQSRLQTQLMTLKTEMDEAKAQGTQMGAENGALTEALARWEAAATESARLLEEAQQQARTAEAEGGACAAREAVLRERVKALEAEMDPQRRLPHPRPRSGSRPRPNPRSRSRPRPSGGCRRPARRT; encoded by the exons ATGGCCGAGCTGGGGCCAGAGCCAGGACGCGCCTGGCGAGTGCTTGCCCTGTGCGGAGCCGCCGTGTTCCTGGCGGCGGCTGCGGCCGGGGCAGCCCTGCTGGCCTGGAATCTGGCCGCCGCGGCCTCCCGGGGGTCTCGGTGTCCAGAGCGGGAGCCAGGCGCTAATGCCACAGCGCCTCCAGGGGATCCGGCGCCGGAGGTAGAGGAGCTATTGCGCCAGCTGGCAGAGGCTGCCAAACGCGAAGAGGCTCTGGTTAGGCAGCTGGACCAGACCGAGAGTGTCCGTCGGGAGCTGGAGGAGGCGCTAAGGGCCTGTGAGGGCCGCCAG AGCCGGCTTCAGACCCAACTAATGACACTGAAGACTGAGATGGACGAAGCCAAGGCACAGGGGACCCAGATGGGGGCCGAGAACGGGGCGCTGACAG AGGCCCTGGCGCGATGGGAGGCGGCAGCCACCGAGTCCGCTAGGCTGCTGGAAGAGGCGCAGCAGCAAGCACGCACAGCCGAGGCCGAGGGCGGAGCATGCGCAGCCCGGGAGGCGGTGCTGCGCGAGCGCGT TAAAGCCCTGGAAGCCGAGATGGACCCTCAGCGCAGACTGCCGCACCCCCGGCCCCGCTCCGGGTCCCGACCCCGGCCCAACCCCCGCTCTCGTTCTCGCCCCAGACCCTCGGGGGGCTGCCGACGGCCGGCGAGGCGCACATGA
- the BST2 gene encoding bone marrow stromal antigen 2, which produces MAPISCHYRPVPMGDKLNSVLGGRKAPCWLVIMLVVGVGILLVPLSIFAVKANRESCKDGLLAEQKCQNLTHLLEHQLTQAHNLLLKMKNQTATCNQTVVTLKASLEAEKAQGPKQQELLQELQGEIKKLKQKLQDTTTELKQLRKKNEASEEGKGSTSSGNTINPLVIHVLLTLSLRALLA; this is translated from the exons ATGGCACCCATTTCTTGCCACTACAGGCCTGTGCCCATGGGTGACAAGTTGAATTCAGTGTTGGGGGGCCGCAAAGCGCCATGTTGGCTGGTGATCATGCTGGTCGTGGGGGTGGGAATTCTGCTTGTACCCTTGAGCATCTTCGCTGTCAAGGCCAACAGAGAGTCCTGCAAGGATGGCCTCCTAGCAGAGCAGAAGTGTCAAAACCTCACCCACCTTCTGGAGCACCAGCTGACCCAAGCCCACAACCTCTTATTAAAGATGAAGAACCAGACTGCCACTTGCAACCAGACTGTG GTGACTCTAAAGGCTTCCCTGGAGGCTGAGAAGGCTCAGGGCCCCAAGCAGCAGGAACTACTGCAGGAGCTTCAAG GAGAGATCAAGAAATTGAAGCAGAAGCTGCAGGATACTACCACCGAGCTGAAACAACTAAG gaaaaagaatgaagccTCGGAGGAGGGAAAAGGCTCCACCAGCTCCGGAAACACCATCAACCCCCTGGTAATCCATGTGCTTCTGACCCTGAGCCTCCGGGCTCTGCTGGCCTGA